Proteins from a genomic interval of Syngnathoides biaculeatus isolate LvHL_M chromosome 23, ASM1980259v1, whole genome shotgun sequence:
- the LOC133496562 gene encoding general transcription factor II-I repeat domain-containing protein 2B-like — MTKYAADISSLVEEFQQRFRDFAAIEKEITLFSSPFSVDPDDAPDHLQLELIELQCDAEHRSRHQQLPLVNFYRQLDEGRFQAIRTFAKKMLSLFGSTYMCEKTFSVMNINKSRMRTRLSDSHLRDVLRIKTTALEPDMDYIYCSQDPSITLHISAGQRQPGNLRNPLWPHMMILQRNEHLEYETVKC; from the exons atgacaaagtatgcagcagacatctcatctctggttgaggagtttcagcagcgctttcgggactttgcagctattgaaaaggagatcacgcttttttcctctcctttctccgtggaccctgatgacgctccagaccacctgcaactggagctcattgagctgcagtgtgacgccgagcatcgcagtcggcaccaacagctccctcttgtcaacttctaccgccagctggatgaaggcaggttccaagcaattcggacatttgctaagaaaatgctgagcttgtttggctccacatacatgtgcgagaagacattctccgttatgaacattaacaagagccgcatgaggacgagactgagtgactctcacctgcgtgacgtcttgcgcatcaaaaccactgctcttgagccagacatggactacatatactgcagtcaagatcccagtatcacccttcacattagtgcag GACAGAGACAACCTGGCAACTTAAGGAACCCGCTGTGGCCACACATG ATGATCCTGCAGAGGAATGAACATCTAGAG tatgagactgtaaagtgctga